From Corvus cornix cornix isolate S_Up_H32 chromosome 5, ASM73873v5, whole genome shotgun sequence, the proteins below share one genomic window:
- the LOC104684546 gene encoding inner centromere protein-like isoform X1: MAEGPQQLLEVCRLRLSRFLCDAQHKRLAWLREVEEQGMRMLKSSFRDEPMLLPKTPSQRRKPRKRQSSWMREESKELSRRRLSRRRSGVKLLSFSLNSQRCLSQEQPCSPGCEGQDASVPGRAPGPQAGIAPQLPALPGKQPVEARVPVADLGCQECPQGAAGGVAAPPAVLGEQPPPEGDAAAELQEVPGIPAEQPGRDGEQDAGRASTSTPKAARNGDPAALQGDGSPQGLETLLSQDSPGKSATEQSRTRRRSGVGAPRKSRRASLAAKCSLASRRENMIRRSIGRAMARKAAARESSSASSRVSCHSSLEAFVEEDATGGARPELEPNSPREKAPRDALVPSTSPRAASPPAQHLSPLEQQAGNAAGSHVNPNSEPQKSQEQPHCAKSQENPSRMWVRGCKQALGVLWHGQQPGGRPFSPLDEKHKASANQAPSSPSPSSKAVRPLKNLLQGQGGGIKDFIKRSTATRPNLKGDFVLCLHWIVPVAEYVLSPLLLPPHPGVQEKERQRLENLRKKQEAEEQRKKKVEEEKRRRQAEMKQKREERLRKALQARERAEQMEEKKKRRMEQKILQSDEKVHISQVREEKVAEELSKRKTSRKHGEAEARKQKALRGEENELQEPLQRREDEGKERGKKVLELKNLLEQQQLGQAKERDPKQRGKEKPPQAQREPAALAGKATKGKESPKELPLGPEKRYEPPQSFFPALNIWLQAERGADGQQRLGEEQKPLQPAAPGTQPSEAVMESLSTSCLGSPQGAQEPGSPPADENSYGLDLNSDDSTDDESNPRKPIPAWADGAQLQQTIVHQYYHPVDVDALFGAIPSPRLEHIFYKSKPRYFKRTSSAVWHSPPGPSCTFQS, from the exons ATGGCTGAGggtccccagcagctgctggaagtgtGCCGGCTGAGGCTGTCCCGCTTCCTCTGCGATGCCCAGCACAAGCGCCTGGCCTGGCTGCGGGAGGTGGAGGAGCAGGGCATGAGGATGCTCAAGAG CAGCTTCAGGGATGAGCCCATGCTCTTGCCCAAAACGCCCTCACAGAGGAGGAAGCCCAGGAAAAGGCAGTCCTCCTGGATGAGGGAAGAAAGcaaggagctgagcaggaggag GTTGTCCCGAAGGAGGAGTGGTGTCAAGCTGCTGTCTTTCAGTCTGAATTCCCAGCGGTGcctgagccaggagcagccctgcagccctggctgtgagGGGCAGGATGCATCCGTGCCCGGCCGTGCTCCGGGACCTCAGGCTGGCATCGCACCCCAGCTCCCGGCTCTGCCCGGGAAGCAGCCTGTGGAAGCACGTGTTCCCGTGGCGGATCTGGGTTGCCAGGAGTGTCCCCAGGGCGCTGCTGGGGGTGTTGCAGCCCCTCCAGCGGTTTTGGGGGAGCAGCCGCCTCCTGAGGGCGACGCAGCGGCCGAGCTGCAGGAGGTCCCTGGGATCCCGGCTGAGCAGccggggagggatggagagcaggACGCCGGGAGAGCCAGCACCTCCACTCCCAAGGCCGCTCGGAATGGCGATCCTGCTGCGCTCCAGGGAGATGGGTCTCCCCAAGGCCTCGAGACGCTGCTCTCCCAGGATTCCCCCGGGAAAAGCGCGACAGAGCAATCCAGGACGCGTCGCCGGAGCGGGGTGGGTGCCCCCCGCAAGAGCCGCAGGGCTTCCTTGGCGGCAAAATGCTCCCTGGCCAGCAGGAGGGAGAACATGATCCGGAGATCCATCGGCAGGGCCATGGCCAGGAAGGCAGCGGCGCGAGAGTCCTCCTCGGCCTCCAGCAGAGTGAGCT GTCACAGCTCCTTGGAGGCGTTTGTGGAAGAAGATGCGACCGGCGGCGCAAG gCCCGAGCTGGAGCCAAATTCCCCCAGGGAAAAG gctccCCGAGATGCCCTCGTTCCAAGCACAAGTCCCCGAGCTGCCAGCCCTCCTGCACAGCACCTGtcccctctggagcagcaggcagggaatgctgcag GAAGCCATGTAAATCCTAACAGTGAGCCCCAGAAGAGCCAGGAACAGCCCCACTGTGCCAAGTCCCAGGAGAATCCCTCCCGCATGTG GGTGAGAGGCTGCAAGCAAGCCCTGGGTGTCCTGTGGCACGGGCAGCAGCCGGGGGGCCGGCCCTTTTCCCCCTTGGATGAGAAGCACAAGGCCTCGGCAAACCAGGCTCCGTCGTCCCCCTCTCCGTCCAGCAAG GCTGTCAGGCCACTGAAGAACCTCCTGCAGGGACAAGGGGGTGGCATCAAGGACTTCATCAAGCGCAGCACTGCCACCCGGCCCAACCTGAAG GGAGACTTTGTT CTCTGCTTGCATTGGATCGTCCCTGTTGCCGAGTATGTGTTGTCTccccttctgctccctccccatcccGGTGTCCAG gagaaggagaggcagagacTGGAGAACCTCCGCAAGAAGCAGGAGGCTGAggaacagaggaagaagaaagtggaggaggagaagagacGGCGCCAGGCAGAAATGAAGCA gaagagggaagagcGCCTGAGGAAGGCCCTGCAGGCTCGGGAGCGCGCGGAGCAGatggaggagaagaagaaaaggcgGATGGAGCAGAAGATCCTGCAGAGTGATGAGAAG GTGCACATCTCACAGGTGAGGGAAGAGAAGgtggcagaggagctgagcaAGAGGAAAACGTCCAGGAAACATGGGGAAGCAGAGGCACGGAAGCAGAAAGCACTGAGAGGG GAGGAAAACGAGCTGCAAGAAccactgcagagaagagaggatgaagggaaggaaagagggaagaaagtcTTGGAACTGAAGAACCTTCTGGAGCAGCAACAGCTGGGACAAGCGAAGGAGAG gGATCCCAAGCAGCGAGGGAAGGAGAAGCCCCCCCAAGCACAGCGGGAGCCAGCGGCGTTGGCTGGCAAGGCCACCAAG GGGAAAGAGAGTCCCAAAGAGCTGCCCCTTGGGCCGGAGAAAAGATATGAACCACCACAAtcctttttcccagctcttAACATCTGGCTCCAAGCAGAGAGG GGGGCAGACGGTCAGCAGcggctgggagaggagcaaaAACCCCTCCAACCAGCAGCCCCGGGCACGCAGCCGAGCGAAGCCGTCATG GAATCCCTCTCCACCTCCTGCCTCGGGTCCCCGCAGGGTGCTCAGGAGCCAGGGTCGCCCCCGGCTGATGAGAACAGCTACGGGCTGGATCTGAACAGTGACGACTCCACCGATGACGAGAGCAACCCTCGGAagcccatccctgcctgggCCGATG GGGCGCAGCTCCAGCAGACCATCGTGCACCAGTACTACCACCCGGTGGACGTGGACGCGCTGTTCGGGgccatccccagccccaggctggagcacatcTTCTACAAGAGCAAACCCCGCTACTTCAAGCGCACCAGCTCGGCCGTGTGGCACTCCCCGCCCGGCCCCTCCTGCACCTTCCAGAGCTGA
- the LOC104684546 gene encoding inner centromere protein-like isoform X2 — protein sequence MAEGPQQLLEVCRLRLSRFLCDAQHKRLAWLREVEEQGMRMLKSSFRDEPMLLPKTPSQRRKPRKRQSSWMREESKELSRRRLSRRRSGVKLLSFSLNSQRCLSQEQPCSPGCEGQDASVPGRAPGPQAGIAPQLPALPGKQPVEARVPVADLGCQECPQGAAGGVAAPPAVLGEQPPPEGDAAAELQEVPGIPAEQPGRDGEQDAGRASTSTPKAARNGDPAALQGDGSPQGLETLLSQDSPGKSATEQSRTRRRSGVGAPRKSRRASLAAKCSLASRRENMIRRSIGRAMARKAAARESSSASSRVSCHSSLEAFVEEDATGGARPELEPNSPREKAPRDALVPSTSPRAASPPAQHLSPLEQQAGNAAGSHVNPNSEPQKSQEQPHCAKSQENPSRMWVRGCKQALGVLWHGQQPGGRPFSPLDEKHKASANQAPSSPSPSSKAVRPLKNLLQGQGGGIKDFIKRSTATRPNLKGDFVLCLHWIVPVAEYVLSPLLLPPHPGVQEKERQRLENLRKKQEAEEQRKKKVEEEKRRRQAEMKQKREERLRKALQARERAEQMEEKKKRRMEQKILQSDEKVREEKVAEELSKRKTSRKHGEAEARKQKALRGEENELQEPLQRREDEGKERGKKVLELKNLLEQQQLGQAKERDPKQRGKEKPPQAQREPAALAGKATKGKESPKELPLGPEKRYEPPQSFFPALNIWLQAERGADGQQRLGEEQKPLQPAAPGTQPSEAVMESLSTSCLGSPQGAQEPGSPPADENSYGLDLNSDDSTDDESNPRKPIPAWADGAQLQQTIVHQYYHPVDVDALFGAIPSPRLEHIFYKSKPRYFKRTSSAVWHSPPGPSCTFQS from the exons ATGGCTGAGggtccccagcagctgctggaagtgtGCCGGCTGAGGCTGTCCCGCTTCCTCTGCGATGCCCAGCACAAGCGCCTGGCCTGGCTGCGGGAGGTGGAGGAGCAGGGCATGAGGATGCTCAAGAG CAGCTTCAGGGATGAGCCCATGCTCTTGCCCAAAACGCCCTCACAGAGGAGGAAGCCCAGGAAAAGGCAGTCCTCCTGGATGAGGGAAGAAAGcaaggagctgagcaggaggag GTTGTCCCGAAGGAGGAGTGGTGTCAAGCTGCTGTCTTTCAGTCTGAATTCCCAGCGGTGcctgagccaggagcagccctgcagccctggctgtgagGGGCAGGATGCATCCGTGCCCGGCCGTGCTCCGGGACCTCAGGCTGGCATCGCACCCCAGCTCCCGGCTCTGCCCGGGAAGCAGCCTGTGGAAGCACGTGTTCCCGTGGCGGATCTGGGTTGCCAGGAGTGTCCCCAGGGCGCTGCTGGGGGTGTTGCAGCCCCTCCAGCGGTTTTGGGGGAGCAGCCGCCTCCTGAGGGCGACGCAGCGGCCGAGCTGCAGGAGGTCCCTGGGATCCCGGCTGAGCAGccggggagggatggagagcaggACGCCGGGAGAGCCAGCACCTCCACTCCCAAGGCCGCTCGGAATGGCGATCCTGCTGCGCTCCAGGGAGATGGGTCTCCCCAAGGCCTCGAGACGCTGCTCTCCCAGGATTCCCCCGGGAAAAGCGCGACAGAGCAATCCAGGACGCGTCGCCGGAGCGGGGTGGGTGCCCCCCGCAAGAGCCGCAGGGCTTCCTTGGCGGCAAAATGCTCCCTGGCCAGCAGGAGGGAGAACATGATCCGGAGATCCATCGGCAGGGCCATGGCCAGGAAGGCAGCGGCGCGAGAGTCCTCCTCGGCCTCCAGCAGAGTGAGCT GTCACAGCTCCTTGGAGGCGTTTGTGGAAGAAGATGCGACCGGCGGCGCAAG gCCCGAGCTGGAGCCAAATTCCCCCAGGGAAAAG gctccCCGAGATGCCCTCGTTCCAAGCACAAGTCCCCGAGCTGCCAGCCCTCCTGCACAGCACCTGtcccctctggagcagcaggcagggaatgctgcag GAAGCCATGTAAATCCTAACAGTGAGCCCCAGAAGAGCCAGGAACAGCCCCACTGTGCCAAGTCCCAGGAGAATCCCTCCCGCATGTG GGTGAGAGGCTGCAAGCAAGCCCTGGGTGTCCTGTGGCACGGGCAGCAGCCGGGGGGCCGGCCCTTTTCCCCCTTGGATGAGAAGCACAAGGCCTCGGCAAACCAGGCTCCGTCGTCCCCCTCTCCGTCCAGCAAG GCTGTCAGGCCACTGAAGAACCTCCTGCAGGGACAAGGGGGTGGCATCAAGGACTTCATCAAGCGCAGCACTGCCACCCGGCCCAACCTGAAG GGAGACTTTGTT CTCTGCTTGCATTGGATCGTCCCTGTTGCCGAGTATGTGTTGTCTccccttctgctccctccccatcccGGTGTCCAG gagaaggagaggcagagacTGGAGAACCTCCGCAAGAAGCAGGAGGCTGAggaacagaggaagaagaaagtggaggaggagaagagacGGCGCCAGGCAGAAATGAAGCA gaagagggaagagcGCCTGAGGAAGGCCCTGCAGGCTCGGGAGCGCGCGGAGCAGatggaggagaagaagaaaaggcgGATGGAGCAGAAGATCCTGCAGAGTGATGAGAAG GTGAGGGAAGAGAAGgtggcagaggagctgagcaAGAGGAAAACGTCCAGGAAACATGGGGAAGCAGAGGCACGGAAGCAGAAAGCACTGAGAGGG GAGGAAAACGAGCTGCAAGAAccactgcagagaagagaggatgaagggaaggaaagagggaagaaagtcTTGGAACTGAAGAACCTTCTGGAGCAGCAACAGCTGGGACAAGCGAAGGAGAG gGATCCCAAGCAGCGAGGGAAGGAGAAGCCCCCCCAAGCACAGCGGGAGCCAGCGGCGTTGGCTGGCAAGGCCACCAAG GGGAAAGAGAGTCCCAAAGAGCTGCCCCTTGGGCCGGAGAAAAGATATGAACCACCACAAtcctttttcccagctcttAACATCTGGCTCCAAGCAGAGAGG GGGGCAGACGGTCAGCAGcggctgggagaggagcaaaAACCCCTCCAACCAGCAGCCCCGGGCACGCAGCCGAGCGAAGCCGTCATG GAATCCCTCTCCACCTCCTGCCTCGGGTCCCCGCAGGGTGCTCAGGAGCCAGGGTCGCCCCCGGCTGATGAGAACAGCTACGGGCTGGATCTGAACAGTGACGACTCCACCGATGACGAGAGCAACCCTCGGAagcccatccctgcctgggCCGATG GGGCGCAGCTCCAGCAGACCATCGTGCACCAGTACTACCACCCGGTGGACGTGGACGCGCTGTTCGGGgccatccccagccccaggctggagcacatcTTCTACAAGAGCAAACCCCGCTACTTCAAGCGCACCAGCTCGGCCGTGTGGCACTCCCCGCCCGGCCCCTCCTGCACCTTCCAGAGCTGA
- the LOC104684546 gene encoding inner centromere protein-like isoform X4, whose product MAEGPQQLLEVCRLRLSRFLCDAQHKRLAWLREVEEQGMRMLKSSFRDEPMLLPKTPSQRRKPRKRQSSWMREESKELSRRRLSRRRSGVKLLSFSLNSQRCLSQEQPCSPGCEGQDASVPGRAPGPQAGIAPQLPALPGKQPVEARVPVADLGCQECPQGAAGGVAAPPAVLGEQPPPEGDAAAELQEVPGIPAEQPGRDGEQDAGRASTSTPKAARNGDPAALQGDGSPQGLETLLSQDSPGKSATEQSRTRRRSGVGAPRKSRRASLAAKCSLASRRENMIRRSIGRAMARKAAARESSSASSRVSCHSSLEAFVEEDATGGARPELEPNSPREKAPRDALVPSTSPRAASPPAQHLSPLEQQAGNAAGSHVNPNSEPQKSQEQPHCAKSQENPSRMWVRGCKQALGVLWHGQQPGGRPFSPLDEKHKASANQAPSSPSPSSKAVRPLKNLLQGQGGGIKDFIKRSTATRPNLKGDFVEKERQRLENLRKKQEAEEQRKKKVEEEKRRRQAEMKQKREERLRKALQARERAEQMEEKKKRRMEQKILQSDEKVREEKVAEELSKRKTSRKHGEAEARKQKALRGEENELQEPLQRREDEGKERGKKVLELKNLLEQQQLGQAKERDPKQRGKEKPPQAQREPAALAGKATKGKESPKELPLGPEKRYEPPQSFFPALNIWLQAERGADGQQRLGEEQKPLQPAAPGTQPSEAVMESLSTSCLGSPQGAQEPGSPPADENSYGLDLNSDDSTDDESNPRKPIPAWADGAQLQQTIVHQYYHPVDVDALFGAIPSPRLEHIFYKSKPRYFKRTSSAVWHSPPGPSCTFQS is encoded by the exons ATGGCTGAGggtccccagcagctgctggaagtgtGCCGGCTGAGGCTGTCCCGCTTCCTCTGCGATGCCCAGCACAAGCGCCTGGCCTGGCTGCGGGAGGTGGAGGAGCAGGGCATGAGGATGCTCAAGAG CAGCTTCAGGGATGAGCCCATGCTCTTGCCCAAAACGCCCTCACAGAGGAGGAAGCCCAGGAAAAGGCAGTCCTCCTGGATGAGGGAAGAAAGcaaggagctgagcaggaggag GTTGTCCCGAAGGAGGAGTGGTGTCAAGCTGCTGTCTTTCAGTCTGAATTCCCAGCGGTGcctgagccaggagcagccctgcagccctggctgtgagGGGCAGGATGCATCCGTGCCCGGCCGTGCTCCGGGACCTCAGGCTGGCATCGCACCCCAGCTCCCGGCTCTGCCCGGGAAGCAGCCTGTGGAAGCACGTGTTCCCGTGGCGGATCTGGGTTGCCAGGAGTGTCCCCAGGGCGCTGCTGGGGGTGTTGCAGCCCCTCCAGCGGTTTTGGGGGAGCAGCCGCCTCCTGAGGGCGACGCAGCGGCCGAGCTGCAGGAGGTCCCTGGGATCCCGGCTGAGCAGccggggagggatggagagcaggACGCCGGGAGAGCCAGCACCTCCACTCCCAAGGCCGCTCGGAATGGCGATCCTGCTGCGCTCCAGGGAGATGGGTCTCCCCAAGGCCTCGAGACGCTGCTCTCCCAGGATTCCCCCGGGAAAAGCGCGACAGAGCAATCCAGGACGCGTCGCCGGAGCGGGGTGGGTGCCCCCCGCAAGAGCCGCAGGGCTTCCTTGGCGGCAAAATGCTCCCTGGCCAGCAGGAGGGAGAACATGATCCGGAGATCCATCGGCAGGGCCATGGCCAGGAAGGCAGCGGCGCGAGAGTCCTCCTCGGCCTCCAGCAGAGTGAGCT GTCACAGCTCCTTGGAGGCGTTTGTGGAAGAAGATGCGACCGGCGGCGCAAG gCCCGAGCTGGAGCCAAATTCCCCCAGGGAAAAG gctccCCGAGATGCCCTCGTTCCAAGCACAAGTCCCCGAGCTGCCAGCCCTCCTGCACAGCACCTGtcccctctggagcagcaggcagggaatgctgcag GAAGCCATGTAAATCCTAACAGTGAGCCCCAGAAGAGCCAGGAACAGCCCCACTGTGCCAAGTCCCAGGAGAATCCCTCCCGCATGTG GGTGAGAGGCTGCAAGCAAGCCCTGGGTGTCCTGTGGCACGGGCAGCAGCCGGGGGGCCGGCCCTTTTCCCCCTTGGATGAGAAGCACAAGGCCTCGGCAAACCAGGCTCCGTCGTCCCCCTCTCCGTCCAGCAAG GCTGTCAGGCCACTGAAGAACCTCCTGCAGGGACAAGGGGGTGGCATCAAGGACTTCATCAAGCGCAGCACTGCCACCCGGCCCAACCTGAAG GGAGACTTTGTT gagaaggagaggcagagacTGGAGAACCTCCGCAAGAAGCAGGAGGCTGAggaacagaggaagaagaaagtggaggaggagaagagacGGCGCCAGGCAGAAATGAAGCA gaagagggaagagcGCCTGAGGAAGGCCCTGCAGGCTCGGGAGCGCGCGGAGCAGatggaggagaagaagaaaaggcgGATGGAGCAGAAGATCCTGCAGAGTGATGAGAAG GTGAGGGAAGAGAAGgtggcagaggagctgagcaAGAGGAAAACGTCCAGGAAACATGGGGAAGCAGAGGCACGGAAGCAGAAAGCACTGAGAGGG GAGGAAAACGAGCTGCAAGAAccactgcagagaagagaggatgaagggaaggaaagagggaagaaagtcTTGGAACTGAAGAACCTTCTGGAGCAGCAACAGCTGGGACAAGCGAAGGAGAG gGATCCCAAGCAGCGAGGGAAGGAGAAGCCCCCCCAAGCACAGCGGGAGCCAGCGGCGTTGGCTGGCAAGGCCACCAAG GGGAAAGAGAGTCCCAAAGAGCTGCCCCTTGGGCCGGAGAAAAGATATGAACCACCACAAtcctttttcccagctcttAACATCTGGCTCCAAGCAGAGAGG GGGGCAGACGGTCAGCAGcggctgggagaggagcaaaAACCCCTCCAACCAGCAGCCCCGGGCACGCAGCCGAGCGAAGCCGTCATG GAATCCCTCTCCACCTCCTGCCTCGGGTCCCCGCAGGGTGCTCAGGAGCCAGGGTCGCCCCCGGCTGATGAGAACAGCTACGGGCTGGATCTGAACAGTGACGACTCCACCGATGACGAGAGCAACCCTCGGAagcccatccctgcctgggCCGATG GGGCGCAGCTCCAGCAGACCATCGTGCACCAGTACTACCACCCGGTGGACGTGGACGCGCTGTTCGGGgccatccccagccccaggctggagcacatcTTCTACAAGAGCAAACCCCGCTACTTCAAGCGCACCAGCTCGGCCGTGTGGCACTCCCCGCCCGGCCCCTCCTGCACCTTCCAGAGCTGA
- the LOC104684546 gene encoding inner centromere protein-like isoform X3 translates to MAEGPQQLLEVCRLRLSRFLCDAQHKRLAWLREVEEQGMRMLKSSFRDEPMLLPKTPSQRRKPRKRQSSWMREESKELSRRRLSRRRSGVKLLSFSLNSQRCLSQEQPCSPGCEGQDASVPGRAPGPQAGIAPQLPALPGKQPVEARVPVADLGCQECPQGAAGGVAAPPAVLGEQPPPEGDAAAELQEVPGIPAEQPGRDGEQDAGRASTSTPKAARNGDPAALQGDGSPQGLETLLSQDSPGKSATEQSRTRRRSGVGAPRKSRRASLAAKCSLASRRENMIRRSIGRAMARKAAARESSSASSRVSCHSSLEAFVEEDATGGARPELEPNSPREKAPRDALVPSTSPRAASPPAQHLSPLEQQAGNAAGSHVNPNSEPQKSQEQPHCAKSQENPSRMWVRGCKQALGVLWHGQQPGGRPFSPLDEKHKASANQAPSSPSPSSKAVRPLKNLLQGQGGGIKDFIKRSTATRPNLKGDFVEKERQRLENLRKKQEAEEQRKKKVEEEKRRRQAEMKQKREERLRKALQARERAEQMEEKKKRRMEQKILQSDEKVHISQVREEKVAEELSKRKTSRKHGEAEARKQKALRGEENELQEPLQRREDEGKERGKKVLELKNLLEQQQLGQAKERDPKQRGKEKPPQAQREPAALAGKATKGKESPKELPLGPEKRYEPPQSFFPALNIWLQAERGADGQQRLGEEQKPLQPAAPGTQPSEAVMESLSTSCLGSPQGAQEPGSPPADENSYGLDLNSDDSTDDESNPRKPIPAWADGAQLQQTIVHQYYHPVDVDALFGAIPSPRLEHIFYKSKPRYFKRTSSAVWHSPPGPSCTFQS, encoded by the exons ATGGCTGAGggtccccagcagctgctggaagtgtGCCGGCTGAGGCTGTCCCGCTTCCTCTGCGATGCCCAGCACAAGCGCCTGGCCTGGCTGCGGGAGGTGGAGGAGCAGGGCATGAGGATGCTCAAGAG CAGCTTCAGGGATGAGCCCATGCTCTTGCCCAAAACGCCCTCACAGAGGAGGAAGCCCAGGAAAAGGCAGTCCTCCTGGATGAGGGAAGAAAGcaaggagctgagcaggaggag GTTGTCCCGAAGGAGGAGTGGTGTCAAGCTGCTGTCTTTCAGTCTGAATTCCCAGCGGTGcctgagccaggagcagccctgcagccctggctgtgagGGGCAGGATGCATCCGTGCCCGGCCGTGCTCCGGGACCTCAGGCTGGCATCGCACCCCAGCTCCCGGCTCTGCCCGGGAAGCAGCCTGTGGAAGCACGTGTTCCCGTGGCGGATCTGGGTTGCCAGGAGTGTCCCCAGGGCGCTGCTGGGGGTGTTGCAGCCCCTCCAGCGGTTTTGGGGGAGCAGCCGCCTCCTGAGGGCGACGCAGCGGCCGAGCTGCAGGAGGTCCCTGGGATCCCGGCTGAGCAGccggggagggatggagagcaggACGCCGGGAGAGCCAGCACCTCCACTCCCAAGGCCGCTCGGAATGGCGATCCTGCTGCGCTCCAGGGAGATGGGTCTCCCCAAGGCCTCGAGACGCTGCTCTCCCAGGATTCCCCCGGGAAAAGCGCGACAGAGCAATCCAGGACGCGTCGCCGGAGCGGGGTGGGTGCCCCCCGCAAGAGCCGCAGGGCTTCCTTGGCGGCAAAATGCTCCCTGGCCAGCAGGAGGGAGAACATGATCCGGAGATCCATCGGCAGGGCCATGGCCAGGAAGGCAGCGGCGCGAGAGTCCTCCTCGGCCTCCAGCAGAGTGAGCT GTCACAGCTCCTTGGAGGCGTTTGTGGAAGAAGATGCGACCGGCGGCGCAAG gCCCGAGCTGGAGCCAAATTCCCCCAGGGAAAAG gctccCCGAGATGCCCTCGTTCCAAGCACAAGTCCCCGAGCTGCCAGCCCTCCTGCACAGCACCTGtcccctctggagcagcaggcagggaatgctgcag GAAGCCATGTAAATCCTAACAGTGAGCCCCAGAAGAGCCAGGAACAGCCCCACTGTGCCAAGTCCCAGGAGAATCCCTCCCGCATGTG GGTGAGAGGCTGCAAGCAAGCCCTGGGTGTCCTGTGGCACGGGCAGCAGCCGGGGGGCCGGCCCTTTTCCCCCTTGGATGAGAAGCACAAGGCCTCGGCAAACCAGGCTCCGTCGTCCCCCTCTCCGTCCAGCAAG GCTGTCAGGCCACTGAAGAACCTCCTGCAGGGACAAGGGGGTGGCATCAAGGACTTCATCAAGCGCAGCACTGCCACCCGGCCCAACCTGAAG GGAGACTTTGTT gagaaggagaggcagagacTGGAGAACCTCCGCAAGAAGCAGGAGGCTGAggaacagaggaagaagaaagtggaggaggagaagagacGGCGCCAGGCAGAAATGAAGCA gaagagggaagagcGCCTGAGGAAGGCCCTGCAGGCTCGGGAGCGCGCGGAGCAGatggaggagaagaagaaaaggcgGATGGAGCAGAAGATCCTGCAGAGTGATGAGAAG GTGCACATCTCACAGGTGAGGGAAGAGAAGgtggcagaggagctgagcaAGAGGAAAACGTCCAGGAAACATGGGGAAGCAGAGGCACGGAAGCAGAAAGCACTGAGAGGG GAGGAAAACGAGCTGCAAGAAccactgcagagaagagaggatgaagggaaggaaagagggaagaaagtcTTGGAACTGAAGAACCTTCTGGAGCAGCAACAGCTGGGACAAGCGAAGGAGAG gGATCCCAAGCAGCGAGGGAAGGAGAAGCCCCCCCAAGCACAGCGGGAGCCAGCGGCGTTGGCTGGCAAGGCCACCAAG GGGAAAGAGAGTCCCAAAGAGCTGCCCCTTGGGCCGGAGAAAAGATATGAACCACCACAAtcctttttcccagctcttAACATCTGGCTCCAAGCAGAGAGG GGGGCAGACGGTCAGCAGcggctgggagaggagcaaaAACCCCTCCAACCAGCAGCCCCGGGCACGCAGCCGAGCGAAGCCGTCATG GAATCCCTCTCCACCTCCTGCCTCGGGTCCCCGCAGGGTGCTCAGGAGCCAGGGTCGCCCCCGGCTGATGAGAACAGCTACGGGCTGGATCTGAACAGTGACGACTCCACCGATGACGAGAGCAACCCTCGGAagcccatccctgcctgggCCGATG GGGCGCAGCTCCAGCAGACCATCGTGCACCAGTACTACCACCCGGTGGACGTGGACGCGCTGTTCGGGgccatccccagccccaggctggagcacatcTTCTACAAGAGCAAACCCCGCTACTTCAAGCGCACCAGCTCGGCCGTGTGGCACTCCCCGCCCGGCCCCTCCTGCACCTTCCAGAGCTGA